GGCTTAGTAATGCTTCGGCACTTCTAAAATCATTACTGGCATAAACATGCTCGTAATTAATGCGCGTTATAATCCGACCTTGTGTGGTAGCGGAGGCTAACCAGCTTTTTGTTCCGCCAATATCTCCGGCGATAATTTCCATATTTGCCTCGTTGCTCTTATTGCTATTGATTCATTGGTTTAAGACTAAACCAAAGGGTAAATTCTACCCTCCAGTATAGTGAATGAGGATTAAGCGCCGCCGTATCCCTTGATACTTGTCAGGTTTCGTTTATAGAAACTCGCGGCTATAACCGATTAAGGCATTAGTGGACGCATCATGCGCAGTGACAGGTGTGCGGGTTTGTAATTCAGGCAGGATTTGTTTAGCGAGGATTTTGCCTAATTCCACACCCCATTGATCAAAGGAATTGATATTCCAAATAATGCCTTGCACAAAAATCTTATGTTCATATAAAGCAATTAACATGCCCAAATTACGCGGCGTTAATTCATCTAAAATCAAAGCATTACTAGGGTGATTACCAGCAAAGATTTTAGGCGTATAAGGCTCTGTTGCACCGCTAGCTATCGTTTCGGCTAAAGTACGCCCCTGCATTAAGGCTTCGGTTTGTGCCAAGAAATTAGACAGTAAAATTTCATGGTGCAAATGTAAACTCGTGGGCGGTTTACGGCTAATAATAAAATCAGCTGGGATTAATTTTGTGCCTTGATGCAACAATTGATAGAACGCATGTTGCCCATTAATGCCCGTTGCGCCCCAAATAATAGCGCCCGTAGATTGATTAACGGGGTTGCCTTCCCGATCCACTGATTTGCCATTACTTTCCATATCCGCTTGCTGCAAATACATCGGCAAACTACGCAAATAATGATCATAAGGCAGAATAACGTGAGATTCAGCTTGGAAATAGTTGTTATACCAAATGCCTAATAACGCTAAAATAACCGGCATATTGGTGGCCAAGGGGGCGGTGCGGAAATGCTCATCCATTGCATAGCCGCCTTGTAATAACGCGTGGAAATTATCAGCGCCGACATACAGCATAATCGCTAAGCCAATGGCCGACCATAACGAATAGCGCCCCCCCACCCAATCCCAAAACTCGAACATATTTTGTGGATCAATCCCAAATGTAATAACTGATTGGGTATTCGTGGACACTGCCACAAAGTGCTTTGCAATTTGGGTTTCGTCCTGTACTTGAGCCAAGAACCATTTACGCACGTATTGCGCATTGGTCATGGTTTCCTGAGTAGTAAAGGTTTTAGACGCAATGATAAACAGCGTGGTCGCTGGGTCTAAATCTTCCAAAATTTCCAATACATGTGCGCCGTCTATATTCGACATAAAATGCATCTTCAGACGGGTATGCCCATACGGTTTAAGCGCTTGGCAAACCATTTGTGGGCCTAAATCCGAACCGCCAATGCCAATATTCACAATATCGGTAATCGGTTTACCCGTATAACCTAACCAAGTACCGGCGCGTACTTTTTCGGTAAACGCTGCCATTTTGTCTAATACCGCATGAATGGCCGGCATAACATTTTCACCGTCCACCCGCACCGCACGTTGTGATTGATTGCGTAACGCCGTATGCAAAACAGCACGATGTTCAGTATTGTTAATTTTCTCGCCGTTAAACATGCGCTCGCGCCATGTGGCAACTTGTGCTTGCTCGGCTAATTGCAGTAATAAGTTTAGGGTTTCACTGGTAATACGATTTTTAGAATAGTCCAGTAACAGTTCATCGACTTTTAGCGAAAAACGCTCAGCGCGCCCCGCATCTTGAGCAAACAGCTCGCGCATCTGCTTGTCTTTGATTTGGGCATAATGCGCTGCTAGTTGAGCATGGAGCGTAGACATAGTATCTCCTTTATTTGGTATTGCTTGAATTCTCGACCAAATAAGCAGCGTCTGCAATCTCCATGCCGCCCAGTATTGTTACTATTTAAAAAGGGATAACTAATCGGCGCATTCGGTTTCACCTTCCGGCAGACGACAGGCACGCACCCGTCCGGTGTTCATCGAAATTACAATTTTACGTTTGTTGATGCCAGCGCTACGAATATAAATTGTGCCGCTATTTTTGGCACTGCCTGTAATGGTGTAAGTAATAGAACGCAAAATGGTTGAGCTACTACTACTTAGCTCCATATCACCTGCTTTAACTTGAGTATCGCCAATAATCAGATTGGTAGTGCTACTAGTGGGTGGAGTTGTGCCTTCGTAAACAATCCAGCCATTGATAAAGGTATCCGTACTACTGCAACCATTGCCCAATGTATTGCGGGCGCACACTGTGACAGGTTTACGGCGTTTCACTGATTCGCTACGCGCATAGTTGAATGCAGAGATTAGTTGATTGGCTAACGTTAAAGTCTGATTGTTTTCCATCATAGACTGAAACGAGGGCGCTGCAACCATTGCTAGGATAGAAATAATGGCAACGGTAATCAGTAACTCAAGTAAGCTAAAACCGGTTTGTTTAGGTTTTATAGTAATAGGCATGACCGCTTTCCTGTATGTAATTTTATTGTGTGGATTAGGAAAGAAAAGGCTTCCGTGCCTGAACGCGACATCCTTGCTAGTTAAGTATAGTCAGCTCTGCCCAAATCGAATATGAGCCTAGGATGAACGGTAAACCCCTAACGATAAAATTTAGCTAACTGGACAAGCGCCTTAAGAATACGAAAAAATAGCCGTCTACTTATGCATTACAAGGATTTACCGCGTGACTCGTTCTGAAGCGTTATTTGCTCAAGCTAAATACACCATCCCCGGCGGCGTTAATTCGCCCGTACGCGCTTTTCGTAGCGTTGGTGGTACACCGCGTTTTATTGCCCGTGCACAAGGGGCTTATATGTGGGATGCGGATGGCAATCGTCTGATTGATTATGTCGGTTCATGGGGCCCAATGGTGGCGGGACACGCGCATCCAGCCGTTGTAGAAGCGGTGCAAGTGGCGGCAGTCAACGGTTTAAGTTATGGCGCACCTACCGAAATCGAAATTACGATGGCTGAAAAAATCTGCCAGTTATTGCCGTCGATTGAAATGGTACGGATGACCAGTTCCGGTACAGAAGCCACCATGTCAGCGATTCGGTTAGCGCGGGGCTTTACCGGACGTAATTACATGGTGAAGTTTGAAGGCGGTTATCACGGGCATGGCGATTCTTTATTGGTTAAAGCGGGGTCTGGTGCATTAACTTTTGGGCAACCCAGCTCGCCCGGTGTACCCGCCGAATTAGCGCAATATACCCTCACCTTGGATTACAACAATAGCGAACAAGTGCGCGAAGTATTTGTGCAGCGTGGACATGAAATCGCCTGTATTATTGTTGAACCTGTATCCGGCAATATGAACTGCATTCCACCCGAACCGGGCTTTTTGGAGACGTTACGTGAGGTTTGTGACCAATCCGGCGCAGTCTTAATTTTTGATGAAGTAATGACGGGCTTTCGGGTGGCATTAGGCGGTGCACAAGGTCTGTATAATATTAAGCCAGATTTAACCACCTTGGGTAAAATTATTGGCGGTGGTATGCCAGTGGGGGCATTTGGCGGTAAACGTGAAATTATGCAGCACCTATCACCGTTGGGGGCGGTGTATCAAGCCGGTACATTATCCGGCAATCCTTTAGCCATGACGGCGGGTTTAAGAACACTGGAATTAGTCGAAGCCCCTAACTTCTATGCGGATTTGAGCGCGAAAACTAGCTATTTATTAAAAGGTTTAAAACAAGCAGCCGATGCCGCGCAAGTACCTTTCATTACACAACAAGTGGGCGGCATGTTTGGCTTATTCTTTACCGAAGCTGCAAAAATTAGTACCTATCAACAAGTGACTAATTGTAATATTGAACAATTCAATCGCTTCTTTCACGGTATGCTGGATTCTGGGGTCTATTTAGCACCATCGGCGTATGAAGCGGGTTTTGTATCAATGGCGCATACTCAGGCAGATTTAGATGAAACCATTGAGCTTGCGCAACAAGTATTTAAGCGTTTGTAATTGGTTGCTTAAACCTTGAATTTCGCAAAATAAATGCATTGAGCGGTTAGGTACAACTAAAAATCCTTTCAGAAAAATCTTTGTTTTATTAAGTAATTCAACTAACCTATGGGGTACTGTTAAGTGCCCCATCGAGTATTTAAGCAAATAATTATCATTATGAGCCGCATGTAAGCAAAAAGGGCTAGTATGTTCCGTGTGTTCACCAAATGGGTAGTGCTGCTAAGTTTGCTAGGAATGATGCCTAGTTACGCCAAGCCAACCTCATCTTCGCTCTATACGGATGTAGAGCAATCTGTCTATCAAATCCGTGTTATTAGCAAGCAAACTGGCAAGAAAAGTACCATTGGCTCGGGCTTTGTGGTGCAAAATAACCATATTCTCGCTACCAATTATCATGTGGTTAGCTTGTATGTGAATAATCCAGCCGCTTATCAATTGGATTATTTATCAACGGCTGGGCAAACCGGTTCATTAGAATTATTAGCGGTTGATGTCATTCACGATTTAGCCGTCTTAAAAGCTGAAGTGCCATTAGGTGAGCCGCTGCCTATTGCCGAGCAACAACCGCCAAAAGGTGCTGATTTATATTCATTAGGTAATCCGCTGGACTTAGGCTTTTCTATTATTGAAGGCACGAATAACGGTGTCATGAAATTTAGTGACGATAATAATATTTTATTTTCAGGTAGTTTAAATCCGGGTATGAGTGGCGGCCCTACTTTAGATGAGCATGGGGCAATTGTAGGTATTAATGTGGCCACCTCCGGTAATGAGATTAGCTTTCTAGTGCCAGTTAAATATTTAGATACTATTTTACAGCATTTGAAGCTGAGTGATTATAAGCCGGATAGTGAAATTCAAAAGAAAATTGCCGAACAATTACAAAAAAATTCCTCGGCTTATATTCAACGTTTGCTTAGTAAAAAATGGACAACTTTAAAAATTGGCAATTTTTCAGTAACTGGTGATATTGAGGGTTCAACTCGTTGTTGGGATCAAAGCGAAAAAGCTCAGTCTGAAAACCTCATGAAAATGTATTACACCACTTGCGCAAATGACACCAATATCTATTTAGATGAAGGTTTAGAAGTTGGGAAATTGTCGTATGAATATATTTGGCTGGAAACCAATCAACTGATTCCCACCCGCTTTTATAGACGTTATGAACGCTTAAATTCCAGTAGCACTGAAAGTGAAGCGGATAAAAATGATGTTACTAATTTTAAATGCTATACCGATTTTGTAGCGGTAAGCGGACAAGATTTCAAAATGACAGTGTGTCGCCGTGATTATCTGCATTATCCGGGCTTGAGTGATATTTTAGTTACCGGGGCATTAGTTGGGCATAAACAACAAGGCATGTTGTTTAATTTAGATATGACCGGCATTAACTTTGATAACGGTTTGCAATTATTCAAACGGATGCTTGAGAGTTTCAAATGGCAGCCTTAATTCTAGAAGTTCAAGCGCGTGGCTTAAACCAATACCATAAATTAAAAGATTTTCCAATTACAATTGGGCGAGCTTTTGATAATGATATTATTTTATCGGATGAGTCAGTTGCAGCACATCACGTTTGTTTATATCAAGATGTCGATCATAATGTATATGTGACGAATTTTGATAATGTGCCGATTAGCTTAAATAACAAAACAGTACAGCAACCTGATAAGCCGTTAAGTTTGCCTAGTGAAATTGTATTAGGTAACCGTAAGTTACGTTTATTGTCAGCAGATACGCCAGTAGCGACGGCTAAAGTCAAACGCTGTACGGGGGTGTTTGCCCCTATTTGTAATCCGGTTTGGACAAGCGTTTTATTAGGCTTAACTATTTTTTCTCTAGTTTTAAATAATTATTTGGATACGACTTTACAGAAAGATCCGTTGTTTTATTTAAGTACTTTGTTACCCAATGTATTAGCCTTATTAGCCTTTACCTTGGCTATTTCAGGAATTACCCGTTTAGTGACACATCGCTGGCAAATTATTCCTGCTTTAAATATTGCTGCGCTATTTACCTTAATTCCATTAGTGGTGATTGAAGTTGCGCAACTCGGGGATTATTTCTTTACATCAGATTTGATTAGTGATTGGCTGGTAACAATAACCAATGTTATTTTATTACCGTTCTTGCTGTTTATTTATCTGTGGCGTGTGAATAATCAAACAATCCGTTCTGCACTCGGGGTCGCTTTATTATTAAGTTCCCCCTTGTTGGCATATCAAATTATTGATTTAGTGGATCAGGCTTCGACTCATGCGCAGTTTTCCACTGATCCTACTTATAATCAAAGTTTGAGTTCTTTGGATATGCGTGTAAAAACCGCTACTAGTTTAGAGAAATTTTTAGACGCGACTAAAGCACAACTACCGTCACAATTACCGGCAAAAACCCCTTAAAGGTCGCCGAATTGTTGCTGTAATAAGGCTAAGCTGGTTAAGGTGGCAGTTTCGGCTCGCAATATGCGCGAGCCGAGCGAAATAGCTTGTAAACCCGCTTGTAAGCTTAACTGCACTTCGCTTTCAGAAAAACCGCCTTCCGGACCAATAACTAATTCAATTTCATTATGTTCAGGTGGGGGTAACTGTTTAATTTTAGGATAATCGCCGGGCACTAAGATTAAACGCTGGGTTGTCTGCGTTTCGTTTAAATAATCTTCTAAATAAAGACTAGGCTTTAATACTGGTACAATACAACGCCCGGATTGTTCACACGCCGCAATGATAATACCTTGCCAATGACTGTGTTTTTTTTCTAATGATTCTTTATTTAAACGCACTACGCTACGTTCGGTGAATAACGGTTGAATGGCACTGACCCCTAATTCCACAGCTTTTTGTAACGCAAAATCCATTTTATCGGGTTTAATAATCGCTTGTGCTAAGGTTAAGTTTAGAGGCGATTCGCTAACCCCGGTTTGATATTGCTGAATCACCACGCTTGCGCCGCGTTTGCTAATGCTGTCGATTGTCGCTAAATATTCGCCACCTTGCCCGTTAAATACAATCAGCGCTTCACCTAGATTCAGGCGCAAGACTTGAATGGCATGGCGGAAGGTATTTTCCGGCAAGTTAACACTGCTGTTGACGCTGAGGGCAATGGGGCAATAGAAGCGGGGTATGCGCATAAGCACCTAAAATCTTGGCTGAAAATAGCATGCTTATATTAAAAATTTTCATAAATTACTAGTCTTGTAACTTTATAGTACAGGTAATTAGTGCTACAAAAGGCAGTGATTTTAGGCTTGAGAATTTACATGCAGGAGCAATTAGTAAACGCACGTCATGAATTGATTGCAGCGGGTCAATTTTTCCACCAACGGGGATGGGTACCTGCCACCAGTAGTAATTTTTCAGCACGTTTAAGCGATCATGAAATCTTGATTACCAGTTCTGGGCAGCATAAAGGCTATTTGGATAGCAATGGTTTTTTACGTGCCGATTTAAACGGGCAGTCTTTAGAAACAGGTAAGAAACCGTCGGCCGAAACGGGCTTACATACCGTAATGTATCAACGGGATACAACAATCGGTTGCGTGTTGCATACGCATTCAGTAAATGCCACGGTGTTATCCCTGCGTTTAAGAGAAGTGGTATTGACGGGTTATGAAGTGCAAAAAGCCTTTCCGGGTATTAGCACACACGAGAGCCAATTAGTCATTCCGGTATTTGAAAATCAACAAGATATACCTATATTAGCGCGGGAAGTGAATGCTTACTTGGATGCGAATCCTCAAACGGTAGCTTATTTAATTCGCGGACATGGGGTTTATACGTGGGGAAAAACTATAACGGATACGCGCCGCCATATTGAAGCCTTAGAATTCTTATTTGAATGCTACTACCGCCAATTATTATTGGATAACTAACATGAGTATTTTAAAAATTTATCAGGAACAACAACCTGCACAAGCTCAAACCTTTACCGATTATGATGACATCAGTACCCGTTTAGCCGCGCATGGTATTCGTTTTGAACGCTGGCAAGCCAACGCGCCGTTGCCTGCCGATGCGACTCAAGCGGAGGTGATTGCTGCTTATCAAGCCGATATTCAACGCTTAATGCAGGAAAATGGCTTTCAAAGCGTGGATGTGGTGAGTTTGAACCCAGATCATCCCGATAAAGCGGCACTACGCGCTAAATTCTTAAACGAACACACCCATTCTGAATTTGAAGTGCGCTTTTTTGTGGAAGGACAAGGCTTGTTTTATCTGCATTTAGGCGATCAGGTTTATACAGTATTGTGTGAGCAAGGCGATTTAATCAGCGTACCGGCGGGTGCGACGCATTGGTTTGATATGGGGGCTAATCCGCATTTTAAAGCGATTCGTTTGTTTACCAATCCAGAGGGTTGGGTAGCGAATTTTACCGGCAGTGACATTGCTAACCGTTTTCCCAAGTTGCAAAACTAATGACGATTCAAGCCATTTTAACCGATATTGAAGGCACTACTACCAGCCTAGCTTTTGTCAAAGATGTGTTGTTTCCTTATGCCTACGAACACATGCCAAGCTTTGTGGTGGAAAATCGAACGAATCCCGCTGTCGCTAAACTGATTGATGAGGTGCGCTACGAAGTCAATAACCCCGTATTATCACTAAGTGGGGTGATTGAACAGTTAAAGCAATGGATTCGTGATGATAAAAAAGTTACGCCACTGAAAGCCATTCAAGGCTTAATGTGGCAACAAGGCTATGCTAACGGTGATTTTACGGGGCATGTGTACCCCGATGCGGTAGCGGGTTTACAAGCGTGGCATGTGCAAGGTTTACAACTGTATGTGTATTCATCCGGTTCGGTGCAAGCACAGCAATTGCTATTCGGTTATTCCGATGCGGGTGACTTAACCCCTTTGTTTTCCGGCTATTTTGATACGCAAGTGGGGCATAAGCGTGAAATAGGGGCGTATCAGCATATAGCCCAGGTCATTGGCATAGCCCCTGAGCACATTTTATTTTTATCCGATATCCGAGAAGAATTAGATGCCGCTCAGCAGGCAGGTATGCAAACTTGCGCCCTAGTACGCGAAAATCAAGTAACCGAAGGCTTACAACACCCTTGGGTTGAAAATTTTGCGCAAATTGATTTAACAAAATTTTAAATAGAATTAAGCCATTATGACTATTTTCCCGATTATTTTGGCAGCGGGTCAAGGCACTCGTATGCGTTCACAATTACCTAAAGTGTTACATCCCGTCGCTGGTAAACCCATGTTGCAACATGTGGTGGATGCTTGCGCTCAATTAGGCGCAACTTCAATGGCGGTGGTGTATGGGCACGGCGGTGACTTGGTACGTGAACGTATTCATGGCGAATCCATTCAATGGGCGTTACAAGCCGAACAAAAAGGCACGGGTCATGCCGTTACACAAGCGATTGAGTTAGCACCAGATGATACAGTCGTACTGATTGCTTATGGCGATGTACCGCTGATTCGTAGCCAAACCTTACAGTTATTAGCGGATGGCTTACAACAAGCGGCTTTATGTATTTTAACTACGCAATTGAGTAATCCAACCGGTTATGGACGGATTGTGCGGAATACAACCGGACAGGTACAAGCCATTGTTGAAGAGAAAGATGCCACCCCTGCACAACGTTCTATTCAAGAAGTGAATACCGGTTTTATGGCAGCCAAAGCAGCCGATTTTAAACGCTGGCTAGCACAACTAACGCCGCAAAATGCACAAGGTGAATATTATTTGACCGACTGTGTAGGCTTAGCTGTGGCTGAAGGTCTACCCGTGAACACGGTAATGTGTGCTGATCCAGTGGAAGTGGAAGGCGCAAACAATCGGGTACAACTGGCGCGCTTAGAACGGGCTTGCCAATTACGCCAAGTAGAACAATTAATGCTGGCAGGTGTAACAGTCATTGACCCAGCACGTTTGGATATTCGTGGCACAGTGCTTGCAGGACAAGATGTGACGCTGGATGTCAATGTGGTGTTATTAGGCAAGGTGACATTAGGCAATAATGTGACAATTGAAGCCAACTGCATTATTCAAGATTCAGAGATTGGCGATAATACCCACATTAAATCGCACTCGGTAATTGAAGAAACCGTTATTGCGGCACATTGTGATGTGGGACCGTTTGCACGTTTACGTCCGGGTACGGTATTGGCAGAAAAAGCCCGCATCGGTAACTTTGTCGAGACTAAGAAAGCAAAGATTGGTAAAGGTAGTAAGGTCAATCACTTAAGTTATATTGGTGATACGCAAATGGGCGCGGATGTGAATATCGGTGCGGGCACGATTACTTGCAATTACGATGGTGCCAATAAACATAAAACCACGATTGGTGATCGCGTGTTTGTGGGTTCGTGTTCGCAATTGGTAGCACCTGTAAACATCGGCGACGGTGCGACGATTGGAGCAGGTTCAACGATTAGTAAAGATGCACCCGCCGGTGAGTTAACCGTCGCCCGCGCCAAACAAATTACAGTCAAAGGTTGGGTACGTCCCGTCAAGGAGAAACAATAATGTGTGGGATTGTGGGCGCTGTAGCGCAAAGACCTATAGTGGATATTTTATTGGAAGGCTTACGGCGGTTGGAATATCGGGGGTATGATTCAGCCGGAGTGGCCGTTATCAATACCCAAGGTGAGTTAGTCCGGGCGCGTTCGGTAGGAAAAGTTGCAATGCTGGAGGCTAACTTAGCCGAATATCCGCTGCTTGGTAATCTTGGCATTGCGCATACTCGTTGGGCAACACACGGTGTTCCAGCGGAACGTAATGCCCATCCGCATTTCAGTAATGAAAAAGTTGGCTTGGTGCATAACGGCATTATTGAAAACCATGCAGAATTACGTGAGCAATTAAAAGCCAAGGGTTATGTGTTTACCTCGGATACGGATACCGAAGTGGTGGCGCATTTAATTGCTGATTTACAAAGCCAAGGCTTAGATTTATTTGCTGCCGTCTTAGCGGCACGCAGCCAGTTGCAGGGGGCGTATGCGCTAGCCATTATTGCACCCACTGAGCCAGAAAGCTTAATCGTGGCGCGTCAAGGCAGCCCATTGGTGATTGGTTTAGGTATTGGTGAGAACTTTATCGGTTCAGATATTCAAGCCTTATTACCCGTCACCAATCGCTTTATTTATTTAGAAAATGGTGATGTAGCGCGGGTTACTCGCCAACAAGTAGAGATTGTGAATAGCCAAGGACAAGCTGTGGAACGCCTAGTTAAGCAATCCAATGCATCTGCGTTTGCGGCTGAATTAGGTACTTATCGGCATTTTATGCTTAAGGAAATCTACGAACAGCCTGCTGCGATTGCCGCTACCTTGGAAGGGCGCTTAGGCGATGGGCAAGTGCTACCTTGTTTATTCGGTGCAGCCAATGCGATGGATTTATTAGCACAAGTTGAAGAAATTCAGATTATTGCGTGCGGTACGAGCTTCCATGCTGGTTTAGTTGCACGTTACTGGATTGAAGCGCATACGAATATTCCCTGTTCAGTGGAAGTCGCTAGTGAATACCGCTATCGCCGTCAACCCCCGCGCCCGAATTTATTATTTGTGACGATTTCCCAATCAGGTGAAACCGCCGATACTTTAGCCGCTTTAGAAAAAATCAAAGCCAATAAAGGGGCACTAGCCACGTTAACCGTGTGTAATGTACCAGAAAGCTCACTGACGCGTGAATCGGATATGGCGTTAATGACCGTCGCCGGGCCTGAAATTGGGGTGGCATCGACTAAAGCCTTTACCACGCAATTAGTGGCGTTACAGCTTTTAATGTTGTTGCTGAAACAGGCGAAAGGCGCAGATGCCACTGAGATTAGCGAAGCGGTTAATAATCTACGCAAATTGCCTGCCCTGATTGAACAAGCTTTGGATTTGAATAACGCGATTGAAAAATTAGCTGAAAGCTTTATTGATAAACAACATTCCTTATTCTTAGGGCGGGGTGAGTTATATCCGATTGCAATGGAAGGTGCGCTCAAGCTTAAGGAAATTTCCTATATTCACGCCGAAGCCTATCCCGCAGGTGAATTGAAGCATGGTCCGTTAGCGTTGGTTGATGCAGAAATGCCGATTGTAACCGTTGCGCCCAACAGTCATTTGCTGGAAAAACTCAAGTCTAACTTAGAAGAAGTACGTTCACGCGGCGGGGTGTTATATGTGTTTGCCGATAAGCATGCCTCCATTCATGCGGCAGAAAATGTGCATGTGTTGGCAATGCCACGCGTGCCGGATATGTTAGCACCGATTGTATATACCTTGCCGTTGCAGCTCTTGTCTTACCACGTAGCCGTGTTAAAAGGCACGGATGTAGATAAGCCGCGTAATCTGGCGAAATCAGTAACAGTTGAGTAAGTAGTATTGAAGAATACTATAGTAACCCGGGTTTAGTATTGAATCCGTTTACTAGGTAATCTGTAAATTTCAGTATAATCTTATATTCTAATAAACCAGCGGTTTCTATCGCTGGTTTCTTTTTAGGGTCATCTGATAAAAATGCCGCAGAGGAATGCACAGACATGGGCAGTTGGGTTCTGTCTTTCATTAGTGAATGGAAGGATCGGTTTACACCGTATAAATCGTGGATAGGTGAGTTAAAAAATCCACAAGTCTTAAAAGCAGATGCAATGGCGGGTCTGACCGTTGCGCTGATTCTAATACCACAATCAATGGCTTATGCGCAATTAGCGGGTTTGCCTGCTTATATTGGCTTATACGCCTCTTTTTTACCGGTGATGATTGCTGCTTTATTTGGTTCATCACGCCAATTAGGTACAGGTCCGGTTGCGGTGGTGTCATTAATGTCCGCCGCTGCTATGCAACCGTATGCAGGCTTGGGCGTTGAAACCATTGTGGCTTATTCTGCCTTGTTAGCCTTAATGATTGGTATTTTCCAATTGAGCTTAGGCTTACTGAAATTAGGCATTTTGGTCGACTTTTTATCACATCCAGTTGTGTTAGGCTTCACGAATGCAGGTGCATTGATTATTGCTACCTCGCAAGTGCCTAAATTATTTGGTCTAAAAATTAAAGCTGATCAATATGAGCACCATTATGAGTTTTTAATAGCGACGGTTAAAGCCTTGCCGGATACTTCTTTGATTACTCTGGTTTTTGGGGCATTTGCCTTAAGTACTCTATTAATTCTGCGCAAATTTGCACCACGTTTACCCGGGGTCTTAATTACCGTCGTGGTAACAACCGTCTTATCTTGGGTAATTGATTATAAAGGTTTGGGCGGTAGTATTATTGGTGAGATTCCGAAAGGCTTACCATCCTTTACACTACCGAATGTGAGTTTAGATTTTAAAACGCTTAGCTCTTTAATAATGACAGCAATGGTTATTGGTCTAATTGGCTTCGTCGAAGCAATTTCCATTGCCAAAGCGATGGCTTCGCAAACACGGCAACGCTTATCCGCTAACCAAGAACTAGTCGGACAAGGTTTAGCCAATATGACCTCGGGCTTATTCAGTGGTTATGCAGTCTCCGGTTCATTTTCACGTTCTGCGGTAAATTTTTCCTCTGGCGCAATGACAGGGTTTTCTTCGGTCGTAACCGGTTTATTAGTTGCTTTAACCTTATTATTCTTAACGCCATTGTTATATTACCTGCCACAAGCCACCTTAGCGGCGGTCATTATTATGGCAGTTATTAACTTAATTAAAATTGCGCCGATTAAACACGCATGGAAAGTTGAACCGCATGATGGCGTAGTGGCGGTGGTAA
This DNA window, taken from Candidatus Thiocaldithrix dubininis, encodes the following:
- a CDS encoding SulP family inorganic anion transporter, yielding MGSWVLSFISEWKDRFTPYKSWIGELKNPQVLKADAMAGLTVALILIPQSMAYAQLAGLPAYIGLYASFLPVMIAALFGSSRQLGTGPVAVVSLMSAAAMQPYAGLGVETIVAYSALLALMIGIFQLSLGLLKLGILVDFLSHPVVLGFTNAGALIIATSQVPKLFGLKIKADQYEHHYEFLIATVKALPDTSLITLVFGAFALSTLLILRKFAPRLPGVLITVVVTTVLSWVIDYKGLGGSIIGEIPKGLPSFTLPNVSLDFKTLSSLIMTAMVIGLIGFVEAISIAKAMASQTRQRLSANQELVGQGLANMTSGLFSGYAVSGSFSRSAVNFSSGAMTGFSSVVTGLLVALTLLFLTPLLYYLPQATLAAVIIMAVINLIKIAPIKHAWKVEPHDGVVAVVTFVATLVFAPHLDKGILLGVVLSLGLFVYRTMSPRFVEVAKHTDGSMRDAVTHKLQTSNTVAVYRFDGDLYFGNTGYLEGKILNAISQKPQLKVIVLDMEAINQVDSTGEEMLEKLSDRLKAAGIEFYLARTKLQVYEAFERSGLAKHIGEERFFRERKYALQYAKQQLGNAIDVEPLLNYMPA